Proteins co-encoded in one Populus trichocarpa isolate Nisqually-1 chromosome 10, P.trichocarpa_v4.1, whole genome shotgun sequence genomic window:
- the LOC127905862 gene encoding uncharacterized protein LOC127905862: MENEERAQLEAQHQKEVDNLKEEVTRLSSLLEQALRDKSGKATYIAQPEPMLVNPFTPQNLGANEKESQKGKMVKEDDLNKFITLEQRMMAFEGIRLYDPIKAVDMCLVPNVVIPKKFRVPEFVKYTGTQCPITHLKAYCNKMAEVVDDEKLLIHFFQDSLSDVSLTWYIRLDNTKVKK, translated from the coding sequence atggaaaacgaagaaagagcccAGTTGGAAGCCCAACATCAAAAAGAGGTGGACAATCTTAAGGAAGAAGTCACAAGGCTTAGTAGTCTACTCGAGCAGGCCTTGAGAGACAAATCCGGAAAAGCAACATATATAGCTCAGCCTGAACCTATGCTCGTAAATCCCTTCACTCCACAGAATCTGGGGGCAAACGAGAAGGAATCTCAAAAAGGCAAGATGGTAAAAGAAGATGATCTGAACAAATTCATTACCCTAGAGCAAAGGATGATGGCATTTGAGGGAATTCGCCTATATGATCCTATAAAGGCTGTTGATATGTGTTTGGTGCCCAACGTTGtcattcctaaaaaatttagagTGCCAGAATTTGTTAAATATACGGGAACTCAATGCCCTATAACTCATCTCAAagcatactgcaacaaaatggctgaggtggttgatgatgagaaactgctgattcatttctttcaagacagCTTGAGTGATGTTTCCCTCACTTGGTATATACGGTTGGACAAtaccaaggttaaaaaatag
- the LOC127905861 gene encoding uncharacterized protein LOC127905861, translated as MARQADRLVKIGQEGFAAIDEHFGRAKRRPLVMKVPYAHPTYYYATEVIDSNEAAQRYKGRVYVDYPKGKPVPF; from the coding sequence ATGGCACGTCAGGCAGATCGTCTTGTTAAGATTGGGCAGGAGGGTTTTGCAGCCATTGATGAGCACTTCGGCCGGGCCAAGAGGCGGCCACTAGTTATGAAGGTTCCCTATGCTCATCCCACATATTACTATGCAACAGAAGTTATCGACAGCAACGAGGCAGCTCAACGCTACAAGGGGAGGGTTTATGTCGATTACCCTAAGGGTAAACCAGTTCCGTTTTAA
- the LOC127905857 gene encoding uncharacterized protein LOC127905857, protein MTRQADRLAKIGLEGFAAIDEHFGRAKRRPPVLKVPNAHPTYYYANQIPATEVIDSIEAAQRYKGRVYLDYPKGKPVPF, encoded by the coding sequence ATGACACGTCAGGCAGACCGTCTTGCTAAGATTGGGCTGGAGGGCTTTGCAGCCATAGATGAGCACTTCGGCCGGGCCAAGAGGCGGCCACCAGTGCTGAAGGTTCCCAATGCTCATCCGACATATTACTATGCAAACCAAATTCCTGCAACAGAAGTTATCGACAGCATCGAGGCAGCTCAACGCTACAAGGGGAGGGTTTATCTCGATTATCCCAAGGGGAAACCAGTTCCGTTTTAA
- the LOC112325510 gene encoding LOW QUALITY PROTEIN: sucrose synthase 2-like (The sequence of the model RefSeq protein was modified relative to this genomic sequence to represent the inferred CDS: deleted 1 base in 1 codon; substituted 1 base at 1 genomic stop codon), whose amino-acid sequence HNGMLRDRTKPIMFSMARLDKVKNLTGLVECYGKSSKLRELVNLVVVGGYIDVNKSKDKEEMAEIEKMHDLVKXQYNLHGQFRWITAQMNRVRNGELYRYIADTKGAFVQPALYEAFGLTVVEAMVSGLPTFATCHGGPAEIIEHGVSGFHVDLYHPNQMVTLLVNFFEQCQKDPSHWNKISDGGLKRIHERYTWKIYSERLLTLTGVFGFWKHVSKLERRETRRYLEMFYILRFQDLDHFLFTCTFIRKTDSSTITNGGENRILISMN is encoded by the exons CACAACGGCATGTTGAGAGACCGTACAAAACCTATCATGTTTTCCATGGCACGATTGGACAAGGTGAAAAACTTGACAGGGCTCGTTGAGTGCTATGGCAAGAGCAGCAAGCTAAGAGAACTTGTAAATCTTGTTGTGGTTGGAGGTTACATAGACGTGAATAAATCCAAGGATAAAGAAGAAATGGCTGAGATTGAAAAGATGCATGACCTAGTAAAG TAGCAGTACAATTTGCATGGTCAGTTTCGATGGATAACTGCCCAAATGAACCGTGTTCGTAACGGTGAACTCTACCGCTATATTGCTGACACAAAAGGTGCTTTTGTACAG CCTGCTCTCTATGAAGCATTTGGCCTCACTGTTGTGGAAGCTATGGTCAGTGGGCTTCCTACTTTTGCCACTTGCCATGGTGGCCCTGCTGAGATCATTGAGCATGGTGTTTCAGGCTTCCATGTTGATCTCTATCACCCTAATCAGATGGTCACACTTTTGGTCAACTTCTTTGAACAATGCCAGAAAGATCCTAGCCACTGGAACAAGATTTCTGATGGAGGGCTTAAGAGAATCCATGAAAG GTACACATGGAAGATTTATTCTGAGAGGCTACTGACACTAACTGGTGTTTTCGGCTTCTGGAAGCATGTTTCTAAGCTCGAGAGGAGAGAAACAAGGCGATATCTGGAGATGTTTTACATTCTCAGGTTCCAGGATCTG GACCATTTTCTGTTTACTTGTACATTTATTCGTAAAACTGATTCTTCAACTATTACCAATGGAGGAGAAAACCGAATCTTAATATCGATGAATTAA